The Leptospira licerasiae serovar Varillal str. VAR 010 genome segment GATCGGAGCAAGACAGTTCGTAGTACAGGAAGCGTTAGAAACAACATGATCCTTGCTTGGATCGTATTTTTCGTTGTTTACTCCCATAACGAAAGTAGGGATGTCCTTGTCTTTTGCAGGAGCGGAGATCACTACTTTTTTAGCTCCGGCCTTGATATGTTTTTCAGCGCCCACTCTGTCAGTGAATAGACCTGTAGATTCGATCACATAGTCTACTTTCAGATCTTTCCAAGGGAGTTTTTCAGGATCTCTTTCGGATACACAAAGAACTTTTTTACCGTCTACGATAAGTGAGTCGTCGGTATGCGTAACGGTGCCGTTAAAACGTCCATGAGTAGAATCGTATTTTAAAAGATATCCTAGGTTGTCCGGAGTTACTAGGTCGTTGATTGCTACAAATTCAATATTTGGGTCTTTGATCCCGGAACGGAATACCAGGCGACCGATTCGGCCAAAACCGTTGATAGCGATTCTTGTCATTTTCTTCCCTTTATTTCCTTAATGTTATTTGATAAAACGAGGAGCTTGGAGCTCTCAAATACATCTTTTTATAACAAAACCATCCTGAAAATCCGTTTTTTTGCGGTTTCGCAGCGACCATAGGGGCGAGAAAACGACCGTGTAGCGAGTCGGTGACTGGAAAGCCAAAAAAAGCAAGACCTAATAAACCCGCCTCCCGTGTGTCCTTTACGAAAAAGAATGAATGGGGTTTTGGGTTTAAAGGACTTTGCCTAGGATCTTTTCGAAGGGTAAAGGGCCGAAGTCTCTGGAATCCATACAGTCGTCTCTGTTGTCACAGAGTAGAAAGTAGTTCCGATCTTCTACCGTTAGGTTGGAGAGATTATCGCGGCTTGAATAGGTACCAGAGAAGGCGGGTCTAGCATCTTTATATTGTAAGGAAAAGTCTGATCTTTCCTGAGCCTCTGAGATGCCATTTCTGTAAAGTATCTTGTCCTTGATTACGATCTGGTCCCCGGATTTTCCCATGATACGGACCAGAGCCACTTTTCCTTTTTGTGTCGGATGTGCTACTAAAACCACATCGCCTAAAAACAAGGAAGAATCCCTAACAAATCGGGAGATATAAATTCTTTTTCCTTTAGGAAACGCGGGGGACATCTCTTCGGTTTCCGGGACGAACGGAAACACGAACCAGATCCGAACTGCGGTCGCAAATAAAAATCCGACAACGAGAGAAATGGAAAGAACCTGAACGAACTTCTTTCGATCGAATTTTTTTTCCTTCTCTCCGAACTCTTTTTTCAACGAGAACATTATAAGGCTATGGTATGAATGTATAGAAAATGGGCAAAGTAGATTTTATTTAAAAAAAAGTTGAAATATCAGATTTTCGAGGGTCATATATTCGAATTCGAAAATAAAGGAATCTTCTTCTTCTTGGAAACAACCGGCAGAAAAAGTCTAATTTCTAAACTTCAGTTATTCATTCCTCTAAGCTGTATCTTATTCACTCTATTATTCTTATTTAAGATAGATGCAAATTCGGTTTTAGTCTCCGACAACCAAAACAAAATCGCTCAGGCTCAGGCCTTTTTAGATTCAGGATACAAGAGCCAATACTTCAGTTGTAAGATATTAGCGGACTTGGGGGGATGTAAATTTTTTCCAAGCTGGCAGGTCCATTTAGAAAACGGTATTTCGGGTCCTTTTCCTGTAGCATTTTCACTGTTTGCATCCTTATTCGGTTTATTGGGAGATTATAGTCTTTTATTTTACGTTTCTATTTTGTTCTTTTGGATCGGAGTATTTTTTCTAAAGTTCGAATTGAACTTAAGATGGGGTGCAGTTTTATTCTTAAGTTTTGGTCCTGCATTTTTTCATTCCGCATTATTCCCTGATTATTCGATTACGTTTCTTTTAACATGTGTCGGACTCACCTTTTATGCCTGTCCTGTAAAAACGAGGCCACTCGGACTTTTGATCGGGTTTTTTGTGGGTCTCGGGTTCTTCTTCCGACCTGAGAATACGATCCTATATTTCTTATTAGGTATATTTCACCTGATCGAATTCGTTTATAAGGGCAGATCAGGGGTTTCTACTAAAGATAAGGATAGACTGATCCTGCTTATAGGAACAGGAATCGGAGTTATATTTTACGGAATTCTGAATTATTATCTATATGGTTCCGTTTTAGGAACAAGAATTGAGACTAATGCGGAAATAGGGTGGGATACCGGAATTGCAAAGTATTCATCTCTATTGATTTTTGGAAATGGAAGAGTCGGATTTTTGTTCTTCTGTCCTTGGATCTTGCTTTGGTTGGCTTACTTTTTTATTCGCTGGAAGGCCCTTGAAAGATTCGAAAGAAAACTTTCTTTGGCAATCTTAGCAGCGCTTTTTTTGGGAGCATATCTGGCTCCGAACGATTCCAATATAGATTGGGGGACAAGATATCTTTCCTGGCTTATTGTTCCGATTATCGTTCTATTCTTCTCCCAAAAGAATGCAGAAAAAGTTCCAAAGCTCGTTTGGATTTTGACAGGGATCTTATTCTTAGTTACCTTATCCTTCTCTAAGATCTACTTTCTAATGCAGGAAAAACTTTCTCAAGAATATGTAAAATACAACGAGTTCTTATTAAGTTCGGATGCGGACATATACGTTACAACGGATCCGAGTATATCCGCATTATTCGGTCAGGAAATTTTACGAAAAAAAGTTATGAGAATAGAAGATCTGGAAGATCTTCCAAAATTGACCAAAATGCTCTCTTCTAAAAAAGGGACCATCTCCTTAGTACGTTATGAACCGCTCACATTAACTCTTTTGCAAACCTTGGAAAAGAACGATTCTGAAAAGTTAGGAACCGAGATGAACGACTGGTTTTTAAGATCAGGATGGAAATCGGGATCAAAACAAACTTTAGAAAAAATAGAAATTCTAAAATTTGTGCGTAATTGATTTTTGATATAGGTATATCCGTACTTTAAAAAGCATCTATATTTTGGACTTGTGCGGCTCATGGAATGTTGTAAAATGGAAGCGCTATTGAGGGGGAATAATATATGCAGAAAGTGCATCTATCTGGAAATATATTAGAATATATGGGTAAACGTCCTATCTTCAAAGACGGAGTGTTCTTAGCTCCGGGGTCTTTGGTAGTAGGGGATGTTGTGATCGGAAAAGATTCCTCTATCTGGTTCCAAACGTTGATCCGGGGAGACGTAAATTATATCCGGATCGGAGACAATGTAAATATACAGGACATGACAGTTGTCCATGTCTCCAGAAACACTCATCCGGTGGAGATCGGAGATAATGTTTCCGTGGGTCATAGAGCGGTCCTCCATGGATGTAAATTGAAAGATCATTCCTTTGTAGGAATGGGGGCGATCATCATGGATGGAGTGGAGCTAGGGGAATACTCTTTTGTGGCTGCAGGTGCCATGGTGACCCCGGGCAAGATCATTCCACCTGGAGCGATGGTGATGGGATCTCCTGCAAAGATCGTAAGAGATATAACGGAAGAAGAAAGGAATTTGATCGAGAGAACGGCTGCAAATTACGTCGCCTATAAGAACAATTATCTGGATGATTTTTCCTATAGGATCAGCATAGTTTAATTTTCCAAAATTTTCCTATACGTTTAGGGAACTTGCGGAATACTTTACTATGTGAGCGAGACAAAAATTCCGGGAGTATATCTCAGAGGGACAGGGGTCATAGGTTGGCCTCTGGCTTCTTTGTTATTATTGTTAAAGAATAAATTTGGCGGTTTCCAAGTATTTGTAGAACCTTACAAATTGCAAAAATCCGAAATACCTCAGATACTTTCCCTGCTCGAAAAAGGCGCAATCATAGTAGATGACGGTTCCAATGGGGTCCAAAACTTTTTCCCGGAATGGATCTCCAAAAGAGATGCATTGTCCCAATCCCAGGTGGTATGCGATTCTTCTCCTCCTGGAATTGCGGACAAAAGAAAATCCGAGTATTCAGAATCAATCTACGATCGAATCCGTATTTTTATCGCGCAGGGAAGCGAACATTCTTTCGGACCTCAATTTTTGTATCCGGAAAGTTCTCCCATCTTAGAAAATAACCCGCCTAGGTTCATACATGTCTCCACATGCAACACTCATACGTTAGCCGGGATACTTAGACCCTTCTACTCAGAAAAACCGCAAGAGCTATCGTATATCTTAGAAGAAGCTGATTTTTTCGTGATAAGACGGGATGCGGACATGGCTAAAAACGATCCGCACGTAACAGGTCCTTTGCTCGTTCTTCCTGAATCGGAAACTGGAACTCATCACGGTAGATTATTGAACGAAGTCTATCACGATCTTGGATTTAAGATCAAATTGGGATCTTCTTCCGTAACGATCAATTCCCCCTATATGCATTTGATCCGTTTTCATCTTCGATTAAAAAGAGAAATTTCCAAAGAATGGCTGATCTCTAAGATCAATAATGATCCGTTTCTAAGTATTACTGAACTTGTTTCCACGAACTCGATATTCTCTTCCGGGAGAGATCGAGGGTTGTACGGCAGGATTTTCTCTCACGCTGTCTTCCCACTTTCCGCATTAGAAGTGAACGGAAAAGAAGTCAGAGGATATGCGGCCACACCTGGGGATTCGAACGTACATATTTCCACAATTTATGCGGTTTATAAAGGGTTAGGGCTCTCTTGGGGGCCGGAAACCGAGGCCTTTTTAGCCGGAATTGTCTTGAAAGAAGTTTGACCCATCTTAGAAATAGCCGGACAGTTTTGATCTTTTTTCATTGATTATATTTGATATATTGAAAAATATGTTTAATATATTGACAAGTTCACAAAAATCCAGCTGCAAAGGTAGGAATTCCTAATGAAAGTAAATAATATCTTAGAGACGATCGGTAATACTCCTCATGTGAAAATCAATCGACTCTTTGGATCCAAATACAATGTGTATTCTAAATTAGAGCGTAGTAATCCAGGCGGTTCTATCAAGGATCGTATCGCGCTTTCTATGATCGAGGACGCTGAAAAAAGCGGAAAACTCACTAAGGATACAGTAATCATCGAGCCAACTTCCGGAAACACAGGTATCGGTTTAGCCCTTGTTGCTGCAGTAAAAGGATACCGTTTGATCCTGGTAATGCCTGAGTCAATGAGCGTGGAAAGAAGAAGAATTATGGCTGCTTACGGTGCAGAATTCGATCTTACTCCTCGCGAAAAAGGAATGCCTGGTGCAATCGAAAGAGCGAAACAACTGGTTTCCGAAAATCCAAAAGCTTGGATGCCTCAACAGTTTGAGAACGAAGCAAACATTAAAGTTCACATTGAGACCACTGCAGCAGAAATCCTAAAAGACTTCCCGAACGGAGTAGACGTTCTGATCACAGGAGTTGGAACAGGTGGACATATCACCGGAGTTGCTAAAGTTCTAAAGGAGAAGTTCCCTAAAACTAAAGTATTCGCAGTCGAGCCGGAAGCTTCTCCCGTAATTTCCGGAGGAAAACCAGGACCACACCCGATCCAAGGAATTGGAGCAGGATTTATTCCTAAAAACTTGCACACCGATCTACTAGACGGAGTGATCCAAGTTTCTAAGGACGAGGCTTTCGAATACGCTCTTCGTGCGGCTAAAGAAGAAGGAATTTTCTTAGGAGTATCTTCCGGTGCATCTCTTGCAGCGGTTGCTAAAAAACTTCCTGAACTTCCGGAAGGAGCTACGGTTCTTACTTTCAACTACGACACCGGCGAAAGATATCTTTCCATCGAAGGACTTTTCCCAGTTCCTTCTAACGGCTAAGATTTCAATCTAAGTCTGTGACTTTCAAAATCCCGGCGGCAACGTCGGGATTTTTTATTTTGCACAGAGATTTTTTGGCACGCAGAGACGCAAAGTCGCAGAGAGTTTTGCTTTTGTTGGACTTCGGACCGCGTGAATATAGCATAACTCTTGCATGCTAATTCTGAAATGTAGAATTCCAACACTGTTCCTTTTCTCTGCGGCTCCGCGACTCTGCGTGAGTCCAACTCAGTGATCTCTGCGCGAACCTTTTTGTTTGGCATAAAATCATCCAAATAAATGACTTGCGTTTGCTATTTAATCGAACATCTGTGCGAAAAAGTGGACAAATAGAAAGTTCGGTATCAAAGGAAAAAATAAACAGATGTTCAACCGTTTGAGAATATTAAAACAAATTAATGAATTAGATGCGGAGAAAGACGCGCAAAAGATCGTTTTCCTTTCCGGAAGTTACGATTTCCCTCAGGATGTGGAGATCTCGCTTGCAATTTCCTTTTTTAGGACGTTTGCGATACCTTCCATTTCCAAAATATTAAATACTACCAAACGATTCGAGCTTGCAGGACAAAAAAGATATGATGATACCGCATTGATCCTCGCGGAATTTATAGAGAACGGATTGGACAGCGATAGAGGTAGGCAAGCAATGAGAAGGCTGAACCAGATCCATAAAGAATACGATATCAAGAATGAAGACTTTTTATATACGCTTACTACATTCATATTCGAACCGGATCGCTGGAATCAAAAGTTCGGTTGGAGAAAAAGTACCGAAAAAGAAAGACTAGCCAATTTTTATCTTTGGAAGCGGATTGGAAAAATGATGAATATCAAAGATATTCCGGAAACGTACGAAGAGATGTTGGAATTCAATCAACGTTTCGAAAGAGAAAAATTCCACCGCACTCCGGATTCAGAACAAGTGGCGCTTGCGACTATGAAAATCGCTTCTGCTCGAATTCCAAAAATCCCAGGTCTGGAATATTTGGTTTATCATGCTGTATATTCTCTGATGGACAAGCCGCTTAGAGAAGCAATGGGATTTCCGAAAGCGAATCCTATTGTTGCCGCGTTGACCTATGGCGTTTTAAAATTGAGAGCCTTTGTTATCCGATATTTTTGGCCGCCTAGAAAAACTCCCTATTACGTGACTAAAAGAAATAACCCTACTTATCCGAACGGATATTTGATTGAAGAGTTAGGACCACATTAGAAAAATACGGAAGGGCCGGATTTCCGGTCCGATCTCCAATGTCCGTCTTAGTAATTGTAGAATCTCCTACCAAAGTCAAAACAATCTCTTCTTATTTGGGAAAGGAATATAAGGTTCTTGCTACCTTTGGACATATTTTGGATCTTCCTCCGGATCGAATCGGGATCAAGATCGAAAAAGATTTCGAGCCTGAGTATGTTCCGCTCAAAGGCAAAAAGAAAATTCTTTCTTCCATTTTAAAGGAAGCAAAGTTACATTCTTCCATACTCATAGCGACCGACCCCGATAGAGAAGGTGAATTTATAGGATATATCCTGGCTCAAAAATTAGGGAAGAAAGCAAATATCTCCCGAATTCGTTTTCAAGAGATACAGAAAGACAAAATTTTACAAGCAATCTCGGAACCGGATGAGATCGATCTGAACTTAGTGGATTCTCAAAAGGCCAGACGGATCTTAGATAGACTGATCGGATACAAGGTCAGCCCATTTTTGTGGAGAGCAGTAAGCGGGGAAGGTTTGTCAGCAGGAAGAGTCCAATCAGTTGCTCTTAAATGGATCTGCGAAAGAGAGGAAGAGATCCGTAGTTTCGTTCCTGTGATCACTTGGCTTGTTTCCGCTACGGTATTTTACGGATCTGGCGAGAATGAAAAGATCGTTTTTTATCCCAAGAGAGGAGCATTCTCCACCCAAAAAGCAGCTTCCGAATTCCTGGATTCTATATTAAAAAAAACAAAAGTATTACAGATTACCGAAAGAAAGGAGAAGGCAGGTGAAACTCTTCCTCCACCTCCTTTTACGACTGCCGCTTTGCAGCAAGAAGCGTTTAGGGTATTAAAATTTTCCGCATCCAAAACCATGAAACTGGCCCAAGAATTGTATGAGGGAACTGATCTTGGAAAAGGAAAATCCCAAGGACTGATCACTTATATGAGGACCGATTCCGTCCGGATTGGAGAAGACGCGAGAGATTCCATCCGTAGAAAGATCGGCTCTAAGTTCGGCAAAGAATTCATATCGGATAAGGCCCAAACTTATAGGCTTAAAAGAACAAAAGGAAGATCACAGGATGCTCACGAAGCGATCCGACCTGTAGACGTATTCTTAGAACCTTCCTTTGTATTCGAAGTCGCCGATCGTAATTTAAGTAAGGATTCTAAAAAATTATACGAACTGATCTGGAAACGTGCAGTCGCTTCTCAAATGAGATCGGAAGCATGGAAAAGATTAGAGTTTGTCGCAAACGTCGGAGAAGAAGTTTGGGAAGGAGAGAAACTTTTTACTGTGGATCCCGGTTATAAAAAGATCTATAACGTAAACCCGGACATTCTCCCCGCTTGGAAAAAAGGAGAGACTTTAAAACCTGATCCTTGGGAAATACAAGAAAAAACCACGGAACCTCCTCATAGATACACGGAGGCAAGTCTTGTTTCCAAACTGGAAAAAGAAGGGATAGGCAGACCTTCCACATTTGCCTCCATCCTGGAAACGTTATATAAAAGAAAATACGTATATTCCGAAAAAGGAAAATTATACGCCGAGACTCTCGGGGAAAGAGTGAATACATTTCTGCAGGCTGCGTTTTCGGATCTATTTAGAGAAAAGTTCACTTCTGAAATGGAACAAAAATTAGATTCCATCGCATCGGGAGAAGAAAGTCGATCCAAGGTGCTTTCCGAATTCTACTCCGTCCTGGATTCTCAATTAAAAAAAACGAATATAACAGCCATCAATAAACAGCTAAAAGAGAAGCCTAAAACTCCCAAGTACGGGATTTGTCCTGTATGCAAAGAAGGGGAGAGGGTTCGAAAAAAATCCTCCAAGAAAAAAGAATATTATATCTGTTCCCGATTTCCTGCCTGCGACTACGCGGAGTATATCTAGGATCTATCTCAGAAATGTTTTAAAATACTTTGGAGATTGTATTGTGGAGACTTCGCCAAGAATGCGTATAGGAGTTCCAACACGCCAAATCTCTCTGTGACTTTGTGTTTCTGTGTGAAAAAATCTCCGCGTCTTGGCGTCTCTGCGTGGGAAAAACTCAGAGTCTCTTTAAACTCCACCCCTCCGTTTCTACTTTCTTTCGGTGACTGCAACCCAGGTTCCGTTTCGATTTTCCGCTTCTACCTTACGATCGTACAGCTCGGAAAGTCTTGAGGAAGTGAATGCTTGTTTGATCTCGCCTGAGAATAAAATTTTGCCGGATTTCAAAAGAGCTGCGTGTTCATAAAATGGAGGGATCTCGTCGATCCTGTGGGTGATATAAATGGAAGTAAAGTTGCGATTTTTCTTATATTCGTCCAAGAAATCTATGAATTCTTCTCTTGCAGTTAGATCTAATCCGGAGCAAGGCTCATCCAAGATCACAAATTCAGGAGAAGTGCACATCGCTCTTAAGAAGAGTACCTTTTTCTTTTCTCCTGATGATAATGTGCGGAATAGTTGGTTCCTTTTTGCGCCGAAACCGTTCTCTTCTAAAATTCGTTCCGCTTCTTTTTCTTCCCATGCATTTGATTCTCTGTAAAAACCTATGGTATGAAAAAAACCGGTAAGAAGCACATCGTAAACAGTAAGACTTCTTTGGAGTGCGCTTTCTTGTTGGGAAGAATCTAAGATGCCGATCTTATTGCGCAAAATCTGCAGAGGGGTTTCTCCGAATGTTTCCCCGAAAAGATTGATCCTACCTGCAGTGGGCCAAACGGAGCCGTAGATCAAATTTACAAGTGTCGTTTTGCCCGCGCCGTTACGACCTAAAAGCACCCAATGTTCACCGGAATTGATCTGAAAATCGATCCCATCCAGAATGGGAGTCCCGGATCTATAAAACTTAATTCCGTGTAAATTGAGCAGATTATTGGATTCAGTTTTCTTCATTCGCGATCTCGTAGGCCTTTGCTAATTTTTCGCAGGTCTCTTCGAACTTTACCTTATCGTCTAACTGGAATTTTTTTAGTATACTCGAGTCAGCAGCATAATAGCTGGTCTTCTTATCCAGATAATCACACATCATATTTGCAACGTATACAGAATCAACTAAATCCGTATAAATCGTGTTAGTCGCCATAAAAGCTCTATGATGGAATTCTATCATATGTACTAGATCCGGAGGAAAATCCCATTTTCTAGCGAGCATTGCTCCCAGGGTGGGATGAGAAATACCTGTGGAAATTTCTTCTAAGATCGTGGAATTGGAAAGGTCCCTATGCTTTTGGTAAGATGCCAAACGTTTGAATAATGTAGGATCTAATGAAAGCAAAATGAATTTTCCTAAATCATGGAGTAAAGCTCCGACCGCAGCGATATCGGAGAGTTTTCCGAGTCCCGCTCTTTGAGAAACCTGTCTTGCGAAATAACTCGCAAGGTTGGAATGGTTCCAGACTTCCTGAAGTTTGGAATATCTTCCTTCCATGATCTTTCTTACGCCTGATACGTACAAAAGAT includes the following:
- a CDS encoding LA_3751/LA_3752 family putative glycosyltransferase, yielding MKYQIFEGHIFEFENKGIFFFLETTGRKSLISKLQLFIPLSCILFTLLFLFKIDANSVLVSDNQNKIAQAQAFLDSGYKSQYFSCKILADLGGCKFFPSWQVHLENGISGPFPVAFSLFASLFGLLGDYSLLFYVSILFFWIGVFFLKFELNLRWGAVLFLSFGPAFFHSALFPDYSITFLLTCVGLTFYACPVKTRPLGLLIGFFVGLGFFFRPENTILYFLLGIFHLIEFVYKGRSGVSTKDKDRLILLIGTGIGVIFYGILNYYLYGSVLGTRIETNAEIGWDTGIAKYSSLLIFGNGRVGFLFFCPWILLWLAYFFIRWKALERFERKLSLAILAALFLGAYLAPNDSNIDWGTRYLSWLIVPIIVLFFSQKNAEKVPKLVWILTGILFLVTLSFSKIYFLMQEKLSQEYVKYNEFLLSSDADIYVTTDPSISALFGQEILRKKVMRIEDLEDLPKLTKMLSSKKGTISLVRYEPLTLTLLQTLEKNDSEKLGTEMNDWFLRSGWKSGSKQTLEKIEILKFVRN
- a CDS encoding gamma carbonic anhydrase family protein — its product is MQKVHLSGNILEYMGKRPIFKDGVFLAPGSLVVGDVVIGKDSSIWFQTLIRGDVNYIRIGDNVNIQDMTVVHVSRNTHPVEIGDNVSVGHRAVLHGCKLKDHSFVGMGAIIMDGVELGEYSFVAAGAMVTPGKIIPPGAMVMGSPAKIVRDITEEERNLIERTAANYVAYKNNYLDDFSYRISIV
- a CDS encoding ABC transporter ATP-binding protein, translated to MKKTESNNLLNLHGIKFYRSGTPILDGIDFQINSGEHWVLLGRNGAGKTTLVNLIYGSVWPTAGRINLFGETFGETPLQILRNKIGILDSSQQESALQRSLTVYDVLLTGFFHTIGFYRESNAWEEKEAERILEENGFGAKRNQLFRTLSSGEKKKVLFLRAMCTSPEFVILDEPCSGLDLTAREEFIDFLDEYKKNRNFTSIYITHRIDEIPPFYEHAALLKSGKILFSGEIKQAFTSSRLSELYDRKVEAENRNGTWVAVTERK
- the topA gene encoding type I DNA topoisomerase, whose amino-acid sequence is MSVLVIVESPTKVKTISSYLGKEYKVLATFGHILDLPPDRIGIKIEKDFEPEYVPLKGKKKILSSILKEAKLHSSILIATDPDREGEFIGYILAQKLGKKANISRIRFQEIQKDKILQAISEPDEIDLNLVDSQKARRILDRLIGYKVSPFLWRAVSGEGLSAGRVQSVALKWICEREEEIRSFVPVITWLVSATVFYGSGENEKIVFYPKRGAFSTQKAASEFLDSILKKTKVLQITERKEKAGETLPPPPFTTAALQQEAFRVLKFSASKTMKLAQELYEGTDLGKGKSQGLITYMRTDSVRIGEDARDSIRRKIGSKFGKEFISDKAQTYRLKRTKGRSQDAHEAIRPVDVFLEPSFVFEVADRNLSKDSKKLYELIWKRAVASQMRSEAWKRLEFVANVGEEVWEGEKLFTVDPGYKKIYNVNPDILPAWKKGETLKPDPWEIQEKTTEPPHRYTEASLVSKLEKEGIGRPSTFASILETLYKRKYVYSEKGKLYAETLGERVNTFLQAAFSDLFREKFTSEMEQKLDSIASGEESRSKVLSEFYSVLDSQLKKTNITAINKQLKEKPKTPKYGICPVCKEGERVRKKSSKKKEYYICSRFPACDYAEYI
- the lepB gene encoding signal peptidase I, which encodes MFSLKKEFGEKEKKFDRKKFVQVLSISLVVGFLFATAVRIWFVFPFVPETEEMSPAFPKGKRIYISRFVRDSSLFLGDVVLVAHPTQKGKVALVRIMGKSGDQIVIKDKILYRNGISEAQERSDFSLQYKDARPAFSGTYSSRDNLSNLTVEDRNYFLLCDNRDDCMDSRDFGPLPFEKILGKVL
- the cysK gene encoding cysteine synthase A, whose product is MKVNNILETIGNTPHVKINRLFGSKYNVYSKLERSNPGGSIKDRIALSMIEDAEKSGKLTKDTVIIEPTSGNTGIGLALVAAVKGYRLILVMPESMSVERRRIMAAYGAEFDLTPREKGMPGAIERAKQLVSENPKAWMPQQFENEANIKVHIETTAAEILKDFPNGVDVLITGVGTGGHITGVAKVLKEKFPKTKVFAVEPEASPVISGGKPGPHPIQGIGAGFIPKNLHTDLLDGVIQVSKDEAFEYALRAAKEEGIFLGVSSGASLAAVAKKLPELPEGATVLTFNYDTGERYLSIEGLFPVPSNG
- a CDS encoding oxygenase MpaB family protein; this encodes MFNRLRILKQINELDAEKDAQKIVFLSGSYDFPQDVEISLAISFFRTFAIPSISKILNTTKRFELAGQKRYDDTALILAEFIENGLDSDRGRQAMRRLNQIHKEYDIKNEDFLYTLTTFIFEPDRWNQKFGWRKSTEKERLANFYLWKRIGKMMNIKDIPETYEEMLEFNQRFEREKFHRTPDSEQVALATMKIASARIPKIPGLEYLVYHAVYSLMDKPLREAMGFPKANPIVAALTYGVLKLRAFVIRYFWPPRKTPYYVTKRNNPTYPNGYLIEELGPH